From Orcinus orca chromosome 3, mOrcOrc1.1, whole genome shotgun sequence, a single genomic window includes:
- the LOC117203448 gene encoding UDP-N-acetylglucosamine--peptide N-acetylglucosaminyltransferase 110 kDa subunit-like, whose product MASSVGNVADSTEPTKRMLSFQGLAELAHREYQAGDFEAAERHCMQLWRQEPDNTGVLLLLSSLHFQCRRLDRSAHFSTLAIKQNPLLAEAYSNLGNVYKERGQLQEAIEHYRHALHLKPDFIDGYINLAAALVAAGDMEGAVQAYVSALQCNPDLYCVRSDLGNLLKALGRLEGAKACYLKAMETQPNFAVAWSNLGCVFNAQGEIWLAIHHFEKAVTLDPNFLGAYINLGNVLKEARIFDRAVAAYLCALSLSPNHAVVRANLACVYYEQGLIDLAIDTYRRAIELQPHFPDAYCNLANALEEKGSVAEAEDCYNTALRLCPTHADSLNNLANIKGDQGNIEEAVRLYRKALEVFPEFAVAHSNLASVLQQQGKLQEALMHYKEAVRISPTFADAYCNMGNTLKEMQDVQGALQCYTRAIQINPALADAHSNLASIHKYSGNIPEAIASYRTALKLEPDFPDAYCDLAHCLQIVCDWTDYDERMKLVSIVADQLEKNRLPSVQPHHSMLYPLSHGFRKAIAESHGNLCLDEISVLHKPPYEHPKDLKLSDGRLRVGYVSSDFGNHPTSHLMQSIPGMHNPDKFEVFCYTLSPDDGTNFQAKVMAEAHHFIDLSQIPCNGKAADRIHQDGIHILVNMNGYTRGARNELFALRPAPIQAMWLGYPGTSGVLFMDYIITDQETSPAEVAEQYSEKLAYMPHTFFIGDHANMFPHLKKKAVIDFQSNGHIYDNRIVLNGIDLKAFLDSLPDVQIVKMKCPDGGDNADSSNTALNMPVIPMNTIAEAVIEMINRGQIQITINSLSLSNGLATTQINIKAATGEEVPHTIIVTTRSQYGLPEDAIVYCNFNQLYKIDPSTLQMWANILKRVPNSVLWLLRFVAVGEPNIQQYAQNMGLPQNRIIFSPVAPKEEHVWRGQLADVCLDTPLCNGHTTGMDVLWSGTPVVTMPGETLASRVAASQLTCLGCLELIAQNRQEYEDIAVKVGTDLEYLKKLRGKVWKQRTSSPLFNTKQYTMDLERLYLQMWEHYAAGNRPDHMIKPVEVTESA is encoded by the coding sequence atggcatcttctgtgggcaacgtggctgacagcacagaaccaacgaaacgtatgctttccttccaagggttagcTGAGTTGGCACATCGAGAATATCAGGCAGgagattttgaggcagctgagagacactgcatgcagctgtggagacaagagccagacaatactggagtacttttattactttcatctctacacttccagtgtcgaaggctggacagatctgcccactttagtactctggcaattaaacagaaccctcttctggcagaagcctattcgaatttggggaatgtgtacaaggaaagagggcagttgcaggaagcaattgagcattaccggcatgcattgcatctcaaaccagatttcatcgatggttatattaacctggcagccgctttggtagcagcaggcgacatggaaggggcagtacaagcttacgtctctgctcttcagtgcaatcctgatttgtactgtgttcgcagtgacctggggaacctgctcaaagccctgggtcgcttggaaggagccaaggcgtgttatttgaaagcaatggagacgcaaccaaactttgcagtagcttggagtaatcttggctgtgttttcaatgcacaaggggagatttggcttgcaattcatcactttgaaaaggctgtcacccttgaccccaattttctgggtgcttatatcaatttaggaaatgtcttgaaagaggcacggatttttgacagagctgtggcagcttacctttgtgccctaagcttgagcccaaatcatgcagtggtacgtgccaacctggcttgtgtatactatgagcaaggcctgatagatctggcaatagacacctacaggcgagctattgaattgcaaccacatttccctgatgcttactgcaacctagccaacgctctggaagagaagggcagtgttgccgaagcagaagattgttataatacagctctgcggctgtgtcccacccatgcagactctctgaataacctagccaatatcaaaggagaccagggaaacattgaagaggcagttcgcttgtatcgtaaagcattagaagtcttcccagagtttgctgttgcccattcaaatttagcaagtgtattgcagcagcagggaaaactgcaggaagctctgatgcattataaggaggctgttcgaatcagtcctacctttgctgatgcctactgtaacatgggaaacactctaaaggagatgcaggatgttcagggagccttgcagtgttatactcgtgccattcagattaaccctgcacttgcggatgcccacagcaatctggcttccattcacaagtattcagggaatattccagaagcaattgcttcttatcgcactgctctgaagcttgaacctgattttcctgacgcttattgtgatttggctcattgcctgcagattgtctgtgattggacagactatgatgagcgaatgaagttggtcagcattgtggctgaccagctggagaagaataggttgccttctgtgcagcctcatcatagtatgctctatcctctttctcatggcttcaggaaggctattgctgagagccacgggaacctctgcttggatgagatcagtgtccttcataaaccaccgtacgaacatccaaaagacttgaagctcagtgatggtcgactgcgtgtaggatacgtgagttctgactttgggaatcatcctacttctcatcttatgcagtctattccaggcatgcacaatcctgataaatttgaggtattctgttataccctgagcccagatgatggcacaaacttccaagcgaaggtgatggcagaagcccatcatttcattgatctttctcagattccatgcaatgggaaagcagctgatcgcatccatcaagatggtatacacatccttgtaaatatgaatggttataccaggggtgctcgaaatgaactctttgctctcaggccagctcctattcaggcaatgtggctgggctaccctgggaccagtggcgtgcttttcatggattatatcatcactgatcaggaaacttcacctgctgaagttgctgagcaatattctgagaaactggcttatatgccccatactttctttattggtgatcatgctaatatgttccctcacctgaagaagaaAGCAGTCATCGATTTTCAGTCCAATGGGCACATTTATGACAATCGGATTGTGCTGAATGGCATcgacctcaaagcatttcttgatagtctcccagatgtgcaaattgtcaagatgaaatgtcctgatggaggagacaacgcagacagcagtaatacggctcttaatatgcctgtcattcctatgaatactattgcagaagcagttattgaaatgattaacagaggacaaattcagataacaattaatTCATTGAGTCTTAGCAatggactggcaactacccagatcaacattaaggctgccactggagaggaggttccccataccattattgtaaccacacgttctcagtacgggttaccggaagatgccattgtgtactgtaactttaatcagttatataaaattgacccatctactttgcagatgtgggcaaatattctgaagcgtgttcccaatagtgtactgtggctgttgcgttttgtagcagtaggagaacctaatattcaacagtatgcacaaaatatgggccttccccagaaccgtatcattttttcacctgttgctcctaaGGAGGAACATGTTtggagaggccagctggctgatgtctgcttggacactccactctgtaatggacacaccacagggatggatgtcctttggtcagggacacccgtggtgactatgccaggagagactcttgcttcccgagttgcagcttcccagctcacttgtttaggctgtcttgagcttattgctcaaaatagacaagaatatgaagacatagctgtgaaagtgggaactgatctagaatacctgaagaaacttcgtggcaaagtctggaagcagagaacatctagccctctgttcaacaccaaacaatacacaatggacctagagcgtctctatctacagatgtgggagcattacgcagctggcaacagacctgatcacatgattaagcctgttgaagtcactgagtcggcctaa